The following proteins come from a genomic window of Pichia kudriavzevii chromosome 1, complete sequence:
- a CDS encoding uncharacterized protein (PKUD0A04920; Pfam Domains: Fungal_trans(3.1e-14)|Zn_clus(5.5e-10)): MVMKTIACVACKRRKVRCDSSKQVPCSNCVRYGKHCIASDDRRSLRPTYQELETLRERVKQLERHVQELNSDVLIQREEVMQEASPVYPKPRSFQSLYRHKVNIYGPPSIFDEDGEDGEREGENLDDEEGGDGAENNMKKRKMDMYKNERLGYLGENVDTISDCSSERSISKRNNLSKIVLVSPVNKLNKDPKVIQFVKTFFQWFYPDLHMFIPRETFLVEFYHPRREQVYCNIALVYAICAIAGGGDGYYEVARKQMEKPSSAVIGIQGNILLGLYELRKGDRRKAWLSVGLGLRIGLESGFHLKLERANKLMVLFRSRIYWGCFIIDHLMSFLLGRPPMLRIEESSIEESEKVPDLEWIKEFNFAGKGILDVSATLRAIVSLIIIVDEWILGRCEDVELINGHLQRWRNELSEEMQWDEGKLKSKAYHPPDVVHIMYYYMVFIGINRLYGEGEFLDNAINEGVLVIQTHIEAHGIMRCTLLMHCLARTILKVRPGHSLCVGILEERVPNTGADHDAGVNALSSIGVGRGGGDDDAQNAVYNVTQNGNYNMQTGDTHTNHFLDMELDLSDTADSDMNMILDIERWFTLLPE; this comes from the coding sequence ATGGTGATGAAGACTATAGCGTGTGTAGCCTGCAAGAGACGCAAAGTGAGATGTGACTCGTCCAAACAGGTTCCCTGCAGTAACTGTGTACGATATGGGAAGCACTGCATTGCCAGCGATGATAGACGTAGTTTACGGCCAACATACCAGGAGTTGGAGACCTTAAGAGAGAGAGTCAAGCAGCTGGAGAGACACGTACAAGAGCTGAATTCAGATGTTCTCATTCAGCGAGAGGAAGTTATGCAAGAAGCCAGTCCGGTTTATCCAAAGCCTAGGAGTTTCCAGAGTTTGTATAGGCACAAGGTGAACATCTATGGTCCTCCAAGTATATTTGATGAGGATGGAGAAGATGGCGAAAGAGAGGGGGAGAATCTAGATGACGAAGAGGGGGGAGATGGTGCCGAGAATAatatgaagaagagaaaaatggaTATGTATAAGAATGAGAGACTGGGGTATCTAGGAGAGAATGTTGATACCATCAGTGATTGCAGCAGTGAGAGGAGTATTAGTAAGCGGAACAATTTGTCTAAGATTGTTTTAGTCAGTCCAGTCAACAAGCTAAACAAGGATCCAAAGGTGATACAGTTTGTCAAGACTTTCTTTCAGTGGTTCTACCCTGATTTACACATGTTTATTCCAAGGGAAACGTTTTTAGTTGAGTTTTATCATCCAAGAAGAGAACAGGTTTATTGTAATATTGCGTTAGTATATGCAATCTGTGCCATTGCAGGCGGAGGCGATGGATATTACGAGGTTGCGAGGAAACAGATGGAGAAGCCGTCCAGTGCAGTCATTGGTATCCAGGGGAACATATTACTTGGATTATACGAGCTAAGGAAGGGGGACCGAAGGAAGGCATGGCTATCGGTTGGTCTGGGTCTACGTATTGGATTGGAGAGTGGGTTCCATTTAAAGTTGGAGAGGGCAAACAAGTTAATGGTACTATTTAGGAGCCGGATATATTGGGGGTGTTTTATAATTGATCACCTAATGAGTTTCCTCCTTGGACGTCCCCCAATGTTGAGGATTGAGGAGTCAAGTATCGAGGAGAGTGAGAAGGTTCCTGATTTAGAATGGATCAAGGAGTTCAACTTTGCCGGCAAGGGTATATTAGATGTCAGTGCTACATTAAGGGCTATAGTTTCATTGATCATCATTGTAGACGAATGGATCCTTGGTAGGTGTGAGGACGTTGAACTTATAAATGGCCATCTACAACGATGGAGAAACGAGTTGAGTGAAGAGATGCAATGGGATGAGGGTAAGCTGAAATCTAAGGCCTATCATCCACCAGACGTTGTACATATTATGTACTACTATATGGTATTTATTGGTATCAATCGTCTATATGGGGAAGGTGAGTTTCTTGATAACGCCATTAATGAAGGAGTACTGGTTATACAAACCCATATTGAGGCTCATGGAATTATGAGATGTACATTGCTTATGCATTGTTTGGCACGAACCATCCTTAAGGTGCGTCCTGGCCATTCTCTCTGTGTAGGAATTCTCGAGGAGAGGGTACCAAACACGGGTGCTGACCATGATGCTGGTGTTAATGCACTCTCCTCTATAGGAGTTGGTCgtggtggtggtgatgatgatgccCAGAACGCTGTCTACAATGTTACACAGAATGGCAATTACAACATGCAAACTGGAGATACGCATACCAACCACTTCCTCGATATGGAGCTTGACTTATCGGACACAGCCGACTCCGATATGAATATGATTCTCGACATCGAGAGGTGGTTTACTCTTCTCCCAGAGTGA
- a CDS encoding uncharacterized protein (PKUD0A04930; similar to Saccharomyces cerevisiae YNL036W (NCE103); ancestral locus Anc_2.275) — MSAPSTATQNLKNLKAAAPQSVVGADHAPHVNPNYPFTLSKNSSLGDYLQANRLNTEKLNKSHPEILPLSGQGQQPHTLWIGCSDSRINECQALGCLPGEIFTLRNIANVISSTDISSMSALQFAIEVLKVKKIIVCGHTDCGGVWASLSNKKAGGVLDTWLSAVRHVRAQHLDELREIEDINDKCRRLVELNILNSINTIKKNPSFVEYHARGDIELYALIYDVKTGYLNEIPLEDDTYAEVFHLHDNDGEPVH; from the coding sequence ATGTCAGCTCCATCAACTGCTACtcagaatttgaaaaatttaaaagCTGCTGCGCCACAGTCGGTAGTTGGTGCTGATCATGCGCCACATGTCAATCCAAATTACCCATTTACTTTGTCCAAGAACTCGAGCTTGGGAGACTACTTGCAGGCCAACCGGTTGAACACTGAGAAGCTCAACAAGTCCCATCCGGAAATCTTGCCATTATCCGGCCAAGGACAGCAACCGCATACTCTTTGGATTGGTTGCTCAGATTCCAGAATTAACGAATGCCAGGCTTTGGGATGTTTACCTGGTGAAATCTTCACTTTGAGAAACATTGCCAATGTCATTTCTTCTACGGATATCTCATCAATGTCTGCGCTGCAATTTGCAATTGAAGTTCtaaaagtgaagaaaatcattGTATGTGGACACACCGACTGTGGTGGCGTTTGGGCCTCGctttcaaacaaaaaggcGGGTGGTGTCTTGGACACATGGTTGTCTGCAGTGAGACACGTTAGAGCCCAGCATTTGGACGAATTgagagaaattgaagacatTAATGATAAGTGTAGACGCCTTGTGGAGTTGAACATTCTCAACTCCATCAACACCATCAAGAAGAACCCTTCATTTGTTGAATACCATGCAAGGGGCGACATTGAACTGTATGCTCTCATCTATGACGTGAAAACTGGTTACTTGAACGAAATCCCTCTTGAAGACGACACATATGCCGAAGTGTTCCATTTACATGACAACGACGGCGAACCAGTTCACTAG
- a CDS encoding uncharacterized protein (PKUD0A04940; similar to Saccharomyces cerevisiae YJL117W (PHO86); ancestral locus Anc_1.238) — protein sequence MQNRGIYPERPPTLAEALYSGKKFNKPENGDEILERLGLPPTSSVPQKKEEAPRRNLKKEPKKEPKKEKKTEIKQVVKQVDAHLDAPLPDTSESKIHAQFIKPEECEAVLNLQMDYILKRKSDMIKFIFRSRFFMSLFFLLLSAVSYNRIGEYFNPYTMKDPFSLLKNGYFLDDLFILFFQVLLFIAISFTWLRIVSAPLEKESKKVAENAEQYFGCDIKQYASVKNVNKPRKEDRDLVKQVKENTYCINYRDVPVAFLATTPGKEVKIVGFAVRRVYIKAELLKDLLGMMFKSGVRKAEVELFNFEEFDIGIFRKIGFTRTKREKFSKWWILTGVTRDTYSFDMDDIEF from the coding sequence ATGCAAAACAGAGGTATTTATCCAGAGCGCCCACCTACATTAGCGGAAGCGTTGTATTCCGGgaaaaagttcaacaaaccagagaatggtgatgaaattttggAGAGATTAGGATTGCCACCCACAAGTAGTGTCCcacaaaagaaagaagaagcgCCAAGgaggaatttgaagaaggagcCAAAGAAGGagccaaaaaaagaaaagaaaacggAGATTAAGCAAGTTGTCAAGCAAGTGGATGCACATTTGGATGCTCCATTACCAGATACTAGTGAATCGAAAATACATGCCCAGTTCATCAAACCTGAAGAATGTGAAGCCGTATTGAATTTGCAAATGgattatattttgaaacGCAAATCCGATATGATAAAGTTCATCTTTAGGTCAAGGTTCTTCATgtccctttttttcttactGTTAAGTGCAGTATCTTATAATCGGATCGGAGAATATTTCAATCCTTATACCATGAAAGacccattttctttgttgaagaatggTTATTTCTTAGACGATCTCTTTATACTATTTTTTcaggtgttgttgttcattGCAATTTCATTCACATGGTTGAGGATTGTGAGTGCCCcattggagaaggagagCAAGAAGGTTGCCGAAAACGCTGAACAGTACTTTGGATGTGACATCAAACAATATGCCAGCGTTAAGAATGTCAACAAGCCTAGAAAAGAAGACCGTGACTTGGTGAAGCAAGTCAAGGAGAATACATACTGCATCAACTACAGAGATGTTCCTGTTGCATTTTTAGCAACCACGCCGGGAAAGGAGGTCAAAATTGTCGGGTTTGCAGTTAGAAGGGTGTACATCAAAGCCGAGCTATTGAAAGATCTTCTGGGCATGATGTTTAAGAGTGGTGTGAGGAAAGCAGAAGTCGAATTGTTTAACTTTGAGGAGTTCGATATAGGCATATTCCGTAAAATAGGATTCACCAGAacaaagagagaaaagtTCAGCAAATGGTGGATTTTGACTGGTGTCACGAGAGACACTTACAGTTTCGACATGGACGATATTGAATTCtag